One Xiphophorus couchianus chromosome 1, X_couchianus-1.0, whole genome shotgun sequence genomic region harbors:
- the LOC114142532 gene encoding rho-related GTP-binding protein RhoA-C gives MAAIRKKLVIVGDGACGKTCLLIVFSKDQFPEVYVPTVFENYVADIEVDGKQVELALWDTAGQEDYDRLRPLSYPDTDVILMCFSIDSPDSLENIPEKWTPEVKHFCPNVPIILVGNKKDLRNDDHTRRELAKMKQEPVKTEEGRDMSNRINASGYLECSAKTKDGVRDVFEMATRAALQAKKRGRKSGCALL, from the exons ATGGCTGCGATCAGAAAGAAACTGGTGATAGTGGGTGATGGAGCCTGTGGGAAGACATGTCTGCTCATAGTGTTCAGCAAAGATCAGTTCCCTGAGGTCTACGTTCCCACCGTGTTTGAGAACTATGTGGCAGACATCGAGGTGGATGGTAAACAG GTGGAGCTGGCTCTGTGGGACACTGCGGGTCAGGAGGATTACGACCGTCTCAGACCTCTCTCGTATCCAGACACAGACGTCATTCTCATGTGCTTCTCCATCGACAGCCCCGACAGCTTAG AGAATATTCCCGAGAAATGGACTCCGGAGGTGAAGCATTTCTGTCCCAATGTGCCCATAATCCTGgtgggaaataaaaaagaccTGCGAAACGATGACCACACTCGCAGAGAGCTGGCCAAGATGAAACAG GAACCGGTGAAGACGGAGGAGGGCAGGGACATGTCAAACCGGATCAATGCCTCTGGTTACCTGGAGTGCTCAGCCAAGACAAAAGATGGCGTGAGGGATGTTTTTGAGATGGCCACCAGAGCGGCGCTGCAGGCCAAGAAAAGAGGCAGGAAGAGTGGCTGCGCTCTGCTATAG
- the tpx2 gene encoding targeting protein for Xklp2 isoform X1, with protein MAETNSGQTSGLYDFDAPSHVDFKELLDAEFDDHWFDKHADGACPQLVTPARPDQQLMEADHSGAHGDEVEKDVKSGQSQAKCTSSNMISSEEAKKSGQAKREPVKERHAQPRRISKRKEMSCSAAAPPVKKSKGLSSSEELELERIRSLQREVALHRRKNEASYKAALAGDPPPKKMLTSATVPKDFHFNTESRIKAPASSNASQKEVNFINQLRQPCSPAKARKGATVPKPFNLSAGHKNCKDGPGVYVSMAQLVEQFQKRTPTRYHLRSRRTQERGPSPLKGQHLHLTQPHSPQLMTRQRSRQPSVKSSAELEAEELEKLQKFKIKTVELNKKILEGPEELRKPAAKEPTVPEGFELEIEKRLQERQLNKKSQDREEPHNFKANPLPKKVLDGIVGLPEKKVTYPTVPESPAFVLKKRVRIERKVEEVKPPSPVKAISVPYFGVPFQPQLSESHQVEVCPFSFEQRDKERQALKEKKLAELQNEEVPHFKAQPLPDFNAVVLPEKKKPEPTKPEPFRLQIDERGAGRLRQWEQMVKEEQKQQEEAATFKAKPNTVTQKEPFRPKKENRTSVDIDPSAAVEPFQLATERRAQEWQEYERLIGEKEVLRARMEAEQRLEEEQREREEIARLRQEQVHKAQPIRHYKPVAVKKSDAPLTVPESPNFSKRFR; from the exons ATGGCCGAGACGAACTCTGGGCAGACTTCTGGGCTCTACGACTTTGACGCCCCGTCTCATGTGGACTTCAAGGAGCTTTTAGATGCAGAATTCGACGACCATTGGTTTG ACAAACATGCTGACGGAGCATGTCCTCAACTCGTCACCCCTGCAAGACCAGACCAGCAGTTGATGGAGGCTGATCATTCTGGAGCTCATGGGGATGAAGTTGAGAAAGATGTGAAATCTG GTCAAAGCCAAGCTAAATGCACCTCATCAAACATGATCAGCTCCGAGGAGGCCAAAAAATCAGGCCAGGCGAAGAGAGAGCCTGTCAAAGAACGCCATGCACAGCCTCGCAG GATTTCAAAACGTAAAGAGATGAGCTGCAGTGCAGCTGCTCCTCCAGTAAAGAAATCGAAAGG GCTGAGCAGCTCTGAAGAGCTGGAGTTGGAACGCATCAGAAGCCTGCAGAGGGAAGTTGCTCTGCATCGCAGGAAAAACGAGGCCAGCTACAAAGCTGCTCTGGCTGGCG ATCCACCACCAAAGAAGATGTTGACGTCTGCGACTGTGCCTAAAGACTTCCACTTCAACACAGAGTCCCGCATTAAAGCGCCCGCTTCATCAAATGCCTCGCAGAAGGAGGTGAATTTCATCAATCAGCTGCGACAGCCCTGCTCGCCT GCCAAGGCGAGGAAAGGAGCCACGGTGCCCAAACCGTTCAACCTGTCAGCAGGTCACAAGAACTGTAAGGACGGGCCTGGTGTCTACGTTTCGATGGCTCAGCTGGTAGAGCAGTTCCAGAAGAGGACCCCCACCCGCTACCACCTGCGCAGCCGCAGGACTCAAGAGAGAG GGCCGTCTCCGCTGAAGGGACAGCACCTGCACCTCACCCAGCCTCACTCCCCCCAGCTGATGACCCGACAGAGAAGCCGTCAACCTTCTGTGAAGAGCAGTGCAGAGCTGGAGGCAGAAGAGCTGGAGAAACTTCAGAA gtttAAAATCAAAACCGTGGAGCTGAACAAGAAGATTTTGGAAGGCCCCGAGGAGCTGAGGAAGCCAGCAGCGAAGGAGCCCACGGTACCTGAAGGATTTGAGCTGGAGATAGAGAAACGACTTCAGGAGAGACAGTTGAACAAGAAGTCGCAGGACAGGGAGGAGCCTCACAATTTCAAAGCAAACCCCCTGCCCAAGAAGGTCCTGGATGGTATTGTG GGCTTACCTGAGAAGAAGGTAACGTATCCAACTGTACCAGAGTCTCCAGCATTTGTCCTGAAGAAGAGAGTCCGTATAGAGCGCAAGGTTGAGGAG GTAAAGCCACCCTCACCAGTCAAAGCCATCTCCGTCCCCTACTTTGGGGTCCCGTTCCAGCCGCAGCTCTCCGAGAGCCATCAGGTGGAGGTGTGTCCCTTCTCATTCGAGCAGAGGGACAAGGAGAGACAGGCTCTGAAGGAGAAGAAGCTGGCAGAGTTGCAAAACGAAGAG GTGCCGCATTTCAAGGCCCAGCCACTGCCAGACTTCAACGCAGTGGTCCTTCCTGAGAAGAAGAAGCCGGAGCCCACCAAGCCCGAACCCTTCAGGCTCCAGATCGACGAGCGAGGAGCAGGCAGGCTCAGGCAGTGGGAGCAGATG GTGAAGGAGgagcagaagcagcaggaggaggcgGCTACGTTCAAAGCCAAGCCCAACACAGTCACTCAAAAAGAACCGTTTCGACCCAAGAAGGAGAACCGGACATCAGTGG ACATTGATCCTTCCGCAGCGGTGGAGCCCTTCCAGTTGGCCACAGAGCGCAGAGCCCAAGAGTGGCAGGAATACGAGCGTCTGATTGGTGAAAAGGAGGTGCTGAGGGCGCGCATGGAGGCAGAGCAGAGGctggaggaagagcagagagagagggaggagattGCCAGGCTGCGGCAAGAACAG GTCCACAAAGCTCAGCCCATCAGACACTATAAACCTGTTGCCGTGAAGAAGAGTGACGCTCCTCTCACAGTGCCAGAGTCGCCAAACTTCTCCAAACGCTTCCGGTAA
- the tpx2 gene encoding targeting protein for Xklp2 isoform X2, protein MAETNSGQTSGLYDFDAPSHVDFKELLDAEFDDHWFDKHADGACPQLVTPARPDQQLMEADHSGAHGDEVEKDVKSGQSQAKCTSSNMISSEEAKKSGQAKREPVKERHAQPRRISKRKEMSCSAAAPPVKKSKGLSSSEELELERIRSLQREVALHRRKNEASYKAALAGDPPPKKMLTSATVPKDFHFNTESRIKAPASSNASQKEVNFINQLRQPCSPAKARKGATVPKPFNLSAGHKNCKDGPGVYVSMAQLVEQFQKRTPTRYHLRSRRTQERGPSPLKGQHLHLTQPHSPQLMTRQRSRQPSVKSSAELEAEELEKLQKFKIKTVELNKKILEGPEELRKPAAKEPTVPEGFELEIEKRLQERQLNKKSQDREEPHNFKANPLPKKVLDGIVGLPEKKVTYPTVPESPAFVLKKRVRIERKVEEVKPPSPVKAISVPYFGVPFQPQLSESHQVEVCPFSFEQRDKERQALKEKKLAELQNEEVPHFKAQPLPDFNAVVLPEKKKPEPTKPEPFRLQIDERGAGRLRQWEQMVKEEQKQQEEAATFKAKPNTVTQKEPFRPKKENRTSVAVEPFQLATERRAQEWQEYERLIGEKEVLRARMEAEQRLEEEQREREEIARLRQEQVHKAQPIRHYKPVAVKKSDAPLTVPESPNFSKRFR, encoded by the exons ATGGCCGAGACGAACTCTGGGCAGACTTCTGGGCTCTACGACTTTGACGCCCCGTCTCATGTGGACTTCAAGGAGCTTTTAGATGCAGAATTCGACGACCATTGGTTTG ACAAACATGCTGACGGAGCATGTCCTCAACTCGTCACCCCTGCAAGACCAGACCAGCAGTTGATGGAGGCTGATCATTCTGGAGCTCATGGGGATGAAGTTGAGAAAGATGTGAAATCTG GTCAAAGCCAAGCTAAATGCACCTCATCAAACATGATCAGCTCCGAGGAGGCCAAAAAATCAGGCCAGGCGAAGAGAGAGCCTGTCAAAGAACGCCATGCACAGCCTCGCAG GATTTCAAAACGTAAAGAGATGAGCTGCAGTGCAGCTGCTCCTCCAGTAAAGAAATCGAAAGG GCTGAGCAGCTCTGAAGAGCTGGAGTTGGAACGCATCAGAAGCCTGCAGAGGGAAGTTGCTCTGCATCGCAGGAAAAACGAGGCCAGCTACAAAGCTGCTCTGGCTGGCG ATCCACCACCAAAGAAGATGTTGACGTCTGCGACTGTGCCTAAAGACTTCCACTTCAACACAGAGTCCCGCATTAAAGCGCCCGCTTCATCAAATGCCTCGCAGAAGGAGGTGAATTTCATCAATCAGCTGCGACAGCCCTGCTCGCCT GCCAAGGCGAGGAAAGGAGCCACGGTGCCCAAACCGTTCAACCTGTCAGCAGGTCACAAGAACTGTAAGGACGGGCCTGGTGTCTACGTTTCGATGGCTCAGCTGGTAGAGCAGTTCCAGAAGAGGACCCCCACCCGCTACCACCTGCGCAGCCGCAGGACTCAAGAGAGAG GGCCGTCTCCGCTGAAGGGACAGCACCTGCACCTCACCCAGCCTCACTCCCCCCAGCTGATGACCCGACAGAGAAGCCGTCAACCTTCTGTGAAGAGCAGTGCAGAGCTGGAGGCAGAAGAGCTGGAGAAACTTCAGAA gtttAAAATCAAAACCGTGGAGCTGAACAAGAAGATTTTGGAAGGCCCCGAGGAGCTGAGGAAGCCAGCAGCGAAGGAGCCCACGGTACCTGAAGGATTTGAGCTGGAGATAGAGAAACGACTTCAGGAGAGACAGTTGAACAAGAAGTCGCAGGACAGGGAGGAGCCTCACAATTTCAAAGCAAACCCCCTGCCCAAGAAGGTCCTGGATGGTATTGTG GGCTTACCTGAGAAGAAGGTAACGTATCCAACTGTACCAGAGTCTCCAGCATTTGTCCTGAAGAAGAGAGTCCGTATAGAGCGCAAGGTTGAGGAG GTAAAGCCACCCTCACCAGTCAAAGCCATCTCCGTCCCCTACTTTGGGGTCCCGTTCCAGCCGCAGCTCTCCGAGAGCCATCAGGTGGAGGTGTGTCCCTTCTCATTCGAGCAGAGGGACAAGGAGAGACAGGCTCTGAAGGAGAAGAAGCTGGCAGAGTTGCAAAACGAAGAG GTGCCGCATTTCAAGGCCCAGCCACTGCCAGACTTCAACGCAGTGGTCCTTCCTGAGAAGAAGAAGCCGGAGCCCACCAAGCCCGAACCCTTCAGGCTCCAGATCGACGAGCGAGGAGCAGGCAGGCTCAGGCAGTGGGAGCAGATG GTGAAGGAGgagcagaagcagcaggaggaggcgGCTACGTTCAAAGCCAAGCCCAACACAGTCACTCAAAAAGAACCGTTTCGACCCAAGAAGGAGAACCGGACATCAGTGG CGGTGGAGCCCTTCCAGTTGGCCACAGAGCGCAGAGCCCAAGAGTGGCAGGAATACGAGCGTCTGATTGGTGAAAAGGAGGTGCTGAGGGCGCGCATGGAGGCAGAGCAGAGGctggaggaagagcagagagagagggaggagattGCCAGGCTGCGGCAAGAACAG GTCCACAAAGCTCAGCCCATCAGACACTATAAACCTGTTGCCGTGAAGAAGAGTGACGCTCCTCTCACAGTGCCAGAGTCGCCAAACTTCTCCAAACGCTTCCGGTAA